One part of the Tunicatimonas pelagia genome encodes these proteins:
- a CDS encoding Crp/Fnr family transcriptional regulator produces MEKVSYSQIVADLQAIIQREHYPRKAILHRGQTVCDHLFFIESGVVRTFYYRDGKDITAHIATDYGAITAIDSFIQRKRSRYTIEVLEDSQLIKIHYYDLYQLLEKNPALERTIRIFLEHVYIDLAERIEGLLFHTARERYEHLLAQNPAIIQRVDLKHIASYLGISQETLSRVRANQ; encoded by the coding sequence TTGGAAAAAGTAAGCTACAGTCAGATAGTTGCGGATCTGCAAGCGATCATTCAACGGGAGCACTACCCTCGAAAAGCAATCTTACACCGTGGGCAAACTGTTTGTGATCATTTATTTTTTATTGAGTCTGGCGTTGTCCGAACATTTTATTATAGGGACGGAAAAGATATTACGGCTCATATTGCTACAGACTACGGAGCTATTACCGCAATAGATAGTTTCATTCAAAGAAAAAGAAGTCGCTATACTATTGAGGTGTTGGAAGACTCGCAGTTAATAAAAATTCATTATTACGACCTCTATCAACTTTTGGAAAAGAATCCAGCCCTTGAGCGGACGATAAGGATATTTCTAGAGCATGTTTATATTGATCTGGCCGAGAGAATAGAGGGACTTTTATTTCATACCGCCCGAGAACGCTACGAGCATCTTCTGGCTCAAAACCCTGCTATCATTCAAAGAGTAGACTTGAAGCATATTGCATCGTATCTGGGAATTTCTCAAGAAACACTCAGTAGAGTAAGAGCCAACCAATGA